A single region of the Dioscorea cayenensis subsp. rotundata cultivar TDr96_F1 unplaced genomic scaffold, TDr96_F1_v2_PseudoChromosome.rev07_lg8_w22 25.fasta BLBR01002169.1, whole genome shotgun sequence genome encodes:
- the LOC120257536 gene encoding transcription initiation factor TFIID subunit 5-like isoform X1, whose translation MLGIINEHINFQVNTQAEGEASQNKLLLGSDDGKRSYTLFQGHTGPVYSATFCPFGEFLLSSSSDSTIKLWSTKLNSNLVCYKGHNYPIWDVQ comes from the exons ATGCTTGGAATAATAAATGAGCATATTAATTTCCAAG TTAATACGCAGGCGGAAGGTGAAGCTTCTCAAAATAAACTTTTGTTGGGATCTGATGATGGAAAAAGATCGTATACATTATTTCAGGGTCATACTGGTCCTGTATATTCAGCAACATTTTGCCCTTTCGGTGAATTTCTTCTATCTTCTTCATCAGACTCAACAA TAAAATTATGGAGCACTAAATTAAACTCCAATCTTGTCTGTTACAAAGGCCACAACTACCCAATATGGGATGTTCAG TGA
- the LOC120257536 gene encoding transcription initiation factor TFIID subunit 5-like isoform X2, with protein sequence MSILISKAEGEASQNKLLLGSDDGKRSYTLFQGHTGPVYSATFCPFGEFLLSSSSDSTIKLWSTKLNSNLVCYKGHNYPIWDVQ encoded by the exons ATGAGCATATTAATTTCCAAG GCGGAAGGTGAAGCTTCTCAAAATAAACTTTTGTTGGGATCTGATGATGGAAAAAGATCGTATACATTATTTCAGGGTCATACTGGTCCTGTATATTCAGCAACATTTTGCCCTTTCGGTGAATTTCTTCTATCTTCTTCATCAGACTCAACAA TAAAATTATGGAGCACTAAATTAAACTCCAATCTTGTCTGTTACAAAGGCCACAACTACCCAATATGGGATGTTCAG TGA